The following proteins are co-located in the Bacillus pumilus genome:
- a CDS encoding sugar porter family MFS transporter produces MEKKVSSKFIFFFGSFAGILFGYDIGIIAGAEGHIQEEFQLSPLWLGIVVSSLMGGAIIGSILSGLMGDKFGRRKLILVSSIIFFVGAIGSAIAPEEISLTIARIFLGTAVGTASSLVPAYMSEIAPAKIRGKLSGLNQLMIVSGLLLSYIVAFVFEPIPDSWRWMLGSAALFAIVLYIGMLKLPESPRYLIKHGMAHKAREVLGSLRSSREEIEAEMQEILEVAKEERSGIRQLFQKKFRMALFIGVGMATLQQIQGANSIVYYATSIARNVGLAPQVAAGFTVIVGVIFVVTTVIFLQFVDRFDRRTILTVGGTGMALSFFAPAALGALGVSEGILNWVTLISLCCFILCYAFSWAPITWIIIGEIFPLSVRGIGAGISSAFNWTGSLAVGLVFPILADQFSFGVIFSSFGVICLIGLLFTRFVLVETKGRSLEQIETDMAARV; encoded by the coding sequence TTGGAGAAAAAAGTGTCAAGTAAATTTATCTTCTTTTTCGGGTCCTTTGCAGGAATCTTATTCGGATATGATATTGGCATTATTGCAGGGGCGGAAGGACATATTCAGGAAGAATTTCAGCTCAGTCCATTATGGCTTGGGATCGTCGTCTCTTCATTAATGGGCGGGGCAATCATTGGTTCGATTTTAAGCGGTCTTATGGGGGATAAGTTCGGCCGCAGAAAGCTCATTTTGGTCTCATCGATCATCTTTTTTGTCGGAGCTATCGGATCAGCTATCGCACCAGAAGAGATTTCATTAACCATTGCTCGTATCTTTTTAGGGACAGCAGTAGGAACAGCCTCATCTTTGGTGCCGGCTTACATGTCTGAAATCGCTCCTGCTAAAATCCGCGGGAAATTGTCTGGGCTCAATCAGCTCATGATTGTGAGCGGACTATTGCTCAGCTATATTGTCGCGTTTGTGTTTGAGCCCATCCCAGACAGCTGGCGTTGGATGCTGGGAAGTGCCGCTTTATTTGCCATCGTGCTTTATATTGGCATGCTCAAACTTCCTGAATCTCCGAGATATTTAATTAAACACGGAATGGCTCATAAAGCACGGGAAGTATTAGGGTCACTGCGCTCTTCCCGTGAAGAAATCGAAGCAGAAATGCAGGAAATTTTAGAAGTCGCAAAAGAAGAACGCTCAGGTATTCGTCAATTGTTCCAAAAGAAATTCCGAATGGCACTCTTCATTGGGGTTGGGATGGCCACCCTTCAGCAAATACAGGGGGCCAACTCCATTGTGTATTATGCAACGAGTATCGCTAGAAATGTCGGTCTTGCTCCGCAGGTCGCAGCGGGTTTTACAGTCATCGTTGGTGTCATTTTCGTTGTGACAACTGTTATCTTTTTGCAATTTGTCGATCGGTTTGACCGCCGAACGATCCTTACAGTAGGGGGAACAGGAATGGCACTTTCCTTCTTTGCACCAGCGGCATTAGGTGCACTCGGAGTCAGTGAAGGGATTTTAAACTGGGTCACATTGATTTCACTTTGCTGCTTTATTTTGTGCTATGCCTTCTCTTGGGCGCCGATCACTTGGATCATCATCGGCGAAATCTTTCCGCTCTCTGTCAGGGGCATTGGAGCAGGTATTTCATCTGCCTTTAACTGGACGGGGTCGTTAGCAGTCGGACTCGTTTTCCCCATCTTGGCTGATCAATTCAGCTTTGGGGTCATCTTCTCTTCATTTGGGGTTATCTGCTTAATCGGACTATTGTTCACCCGCTTTGTTTTAGTCGAAACAAAAGGAAGAAGCTTAGAGCAAATCGAAACCGATATGGCGGCACGTGTATAA
- the araA gene encoding L-arabinose isomerase, whose protein sequence is MLTSQKKECWFVVGSQHLYGDEALQQVKADAQKITDALNESGLLPYPIILQELAVSADQITQLMKEINYRDEVIGVMTWMHTFSPAKMWIRGTSLLQKPLLHLVTQYYEKIPWDTIDMDYMNLHQSAHGDREYGYINARLNKQNQIVAGHWSKPEVKQQIADWMDVAAAYQESFHIKVARFGDNMRHVAVTEGDKIEAQIQLGWTVDYFGIGDLVEYVNRVEEAEVDALFADYLTQYDVHYGSYSVEEWERSVKVQARYEIAIKRFLDEGGYNAFTTNFEDLHGMKQLPGLAVQRLMAKGYGFAGEGDWKTAALDRLLKVMSHHQATGFMEDYTYEMTSGQEAVLQSHMLEVDPALANTKPVIVVSPLGIGNREDPARLVFDGKAGEGVVVSIADFGTHFKWLIQEVEAFEPQEAAPHLPVARVLWKIKPNFQDGVKAWIEQGGGHHTVVSLNLTVDQIVHFAKLVNAEYVVL, encoded by the coding sequence ATGTTAACAAGTCAGAAAAAAGAATGTTGGTTTGTCGTCGGGTCACAGCACTTATATGGAGATGAAGCACTGCAGCAAGTAAAGGCAGATGCACAGAAGATAACGGATGCCTTAAATGAGAGCGGTTTACTACCTTATCCAATTATATTGCAGGAGCTGGCTGTCAGCGCGGATCAAATCACACAGCTGATGAAAGAGATCAACTATCGTGATGAGGTGATCGGTGTGATGACTTGGATGCACACATTTTCTCCAGCAAAAATGTGGATACGCGGTACGTCTCTTTTGCAAAAGCCTCTCCTGCATCTCGTCACTCAATATTATGAAAAGATTCCATGGGACACGATTGATATGGACTATATGAATCTCCATCAATCTGCACATGGAGACAGAGAGTATGGCTATATCAATGCACGCTTAAATAAACAGAACCAAATTGTCGCCGGTCATTGGTCTAAACCAGAGGTGAAGCAGCAAATCGCTGATTGGATGGACGTCGCTGCTGCCTACCAAGAGAGCTTTCACATCAAAGTGGCTCGGTTTGGTGACAATATGCGCCATGTTGCTGTGACAGAAGGAGATAAAATTGAAGCTCAGATCCAACTAGGCTGGACTGTTGATTACTTTGGGATAGGTGATCTCGTCGAATATGTAAACAGAGTGGAAGAAGCAGAAGTGGATGCACTATTTGCTGATTATTTGACGCAATATGACGTTCATTATGGGAGTTATTCGGTTGAAGAATGGGAAAGAAGTGTAAAGGTGCAAGCGCGCTATGAAATCGCCATCAAACGTTTCTTAGATGAAGGCGGCTACAATGCCTTTACGACAAACTTTGAGGATTTACATGGCATGAAGCAGCTGCCTGGACTTGCGGTTCAGCGGCTGATGGCAAAGGGATATGGCTTTGCTGGTGAAGGCGATTGGAAAACTGCCGCACTGGACCGTTTATTAAAGGTGATGAGTCATCATCAAGCAACTGGTTTTATGGAGGACTACACGTATGAAATGACCTCTGGGCAGGAAGCGGTGCTGCAATCTCATATGTTAGAAGTAGATCCAGCACTTGCAAATACGAAACCCGTCATTGTCGTGTCTCCACTTGGCATTGGAAATCGGGAAGATCCAGCGCGTCTTGTGTTTGATGGAAAAGCAGGGGAGGGCGTTGTTGTCTCCATCGCTGATTTTGGAACGCATTTCAAATGGCTGATTCAAGAAGTTGAGGCCTTTGAACCGCAGGAAGCAGCACCTCATTTACCAGTTGCCCGTGTGCTCTGGAAAATCAAGCCGAACTTTCAGGACGGAGTCAAAGCATGGATCGAACAAGGCGGCGGTCATCATACAGTCGTGTCTCTCAATTTAACGGTTGATCAAATTGTTCATTTTGCAAAGCTTGTGAATGCAGAATATGTGGTTTTATAA
- a CDS encoding L-ribulose-5-phosphate 4-epimerase has protein sequence MLERLKEEVFHANLDLPKYGLVKFTWGNVSACDRDSGLFVIKPSGIEYDQLSAEDMVVVDFDGQVVEGEFSPSSDTATHAVLYKHYEEIGGISHSHSMWATVWAQAGLDLPAMGTTHADTFYGPVPCARFLTEEEVNRGYEVETGRLIIETFEKRKIDVMAVPGVLLQGHGPFTWGKDAKSAVTNSVVLDEVAKMNLFAKQLNEYAEPLPQRILDKHYLRKHGAHAYYGQKPSR, from the coding sequence ATGTTAGAGCGGTTAAAAGAAGAAGTGTTTCACGCGAATTTAGATCTGCCAAAATACGGACTTGTGAAATTTACATGGGGCAATGTCAGTGCGTGCGATCGTGACAGCGGTTTGTTTGTCATTAAGCCGAGCGGCATAGAGTATGACCAACTATCAGCGGAAGACATGGTCGTTGTCGACTTTGACGGGCAAGTAGTGGAAGGGGAGTTCAGTCCTTCTTCAGATACAGCCACACATGCTGTTCTTTACAAACACTATGAGGAAATTGGCGGTATTTCACATAGCCATTCCATGTGGGCAACCGTATGGGCGCAAGCTGGTCTCGATTTACCAGCAATGGGCACGACTCACGCGGATACATTTTACGGCCCTGTTCCGTGCGCTCGATTTCTCACAGAAGAAGAAGTAAATCGCGGATATGAGGTGGAAACGGGCCGGCTGATCATTGAAACATTTGAGAAAAGAAAGATAGATGTGATGGCGGTACCTGGTGTTTTGCTTCAAGGTCATGGTCCATTTACATGGGGGAAAGATGCAAAAAGTGCGGTAACGAACAGTGTGGTTTTAGACGAAGTAGCCAAAATGAATCTGTTTGCAAAGCAATTGAACGAATATGCGGAGCCTCTTCCGCAGCGAATTTTGGATAAACACTACTTAAGAAAACATGGTGCGCATGCGTATTATGGACAAAAACCTTCAAGATAA
- a CDS encoding xylulokinase, with amino-acid sequence MNHEETIKALKEGRTSLGIEFGSTRIKAILIDEAFQPIAQGTFEWESSLQEGIWTYNLIDIITGLQVAYREMKEQVEQRYGVTIQTIGSIGVSAMMHGYVACDHTGEVLVPFRTWRNATTIEASQKLTDVFQFHIPERWSIAHLYQAILEEEKHLSRLEYMTTLSGYIHWLLTGKQAIGIGDASGMFPIDEQTKDYNEVMLHQFEDLIAEKGYPWNLRHLLPRVYLAGEEAGMLTVAGAAILDQGKHLQPGIPFCPPEGDAGTGMVATNSVERRTGNISVGTSVFAMIVLEQHLTGVYPEVDMVTTPDGLPVAMVHANNCTSDLNAWMNIFREAFEAMGQPVESERLYGVLLQQALEADRDGGGLLSYGYYSGENITRLPEGRPLFVRAAESRFNLANFMRTHLFSAFGAMKIGMDRLKEHEHVVIDRLLGHGGLFKTPLVGQKMVAAALDTPVSVVSTAGEGGAFGMAVLASYMVNHQQQTLADFLTHQVFASTTEELVEPDPLDVKGFEEFLKRYQGGLPIEEAAVAHLTPKKGVTTVC; translated from the coding sequence ATGAATCATGAAGAGACGATCAAAGCCTTAAAAGAAGGACGGACATCTTTAGGGATTGAATTTGGTTCAACACGAATTAAAGCCATTTTAATAGATGAAGCGTTTCAGCCAATTGCCCAAGGGACATTTGAATGGGAAAGTTCTCTCCAGGAAGGAATTTGGACGTACAACTTAATCGATATCATTACAGGTCTTCAAGTAGCGTACCGAGAGATGAAAGAGCAAGTCGAGCAAAGGTATGGCGTGACCATTCAAACCATTGGCTCAATTGGGGTATCAGCGATGATGCATGGCTATGTGGCATGTGATCATACAGGAGAGGTCCTCGTTCCGTTCCGCACATGGCGGAATGCAACAACCATTGAGGCGAGTCAAAAACTGACGGATGTCTTCCAATTTCATATTCCAGAAAGATGGAGCATTGCCCATTTGTATCAAGCCATATTAGAAGAGGAAAAACATCTTTCCCGCTTAGAATATATGACCACCCTATCAGGTTACATTCACTGGCTGTTAACAGGAAAGCAGGCCATTGGCATTGGGGATGCGTCAGGCATGTTTCCAATCGATGAACAAACGAAGGATTACAATGAAGTAATGCTCCATCAATTTGAAGACTTGATCGCAGAAAAAGGCTATCCGTGGAATCTACGTCACCTTCTGCCACGTGTTTATTTAGCAGGCGAGGAGGCTGGCATGTTAACGGTAGCAGGAGCAGCTATTTTAGATCAAGGCAAACATTTGCAGCCAGGTATTCCATTTTGCCCGCCAGAAGGCGATGCGGGAACGGGGATGGTGGCGACAAACAGCGTGGAAAGGCGAACAGGAAATATTTCAGTTGGGACCTCTGTTTTTGCCATGATTGTGTTAGAGCAGCATCTGACAGGTGTGTATCCAGAAGTGGATATGGTCACGACACCAGACGGACTGCCAGTAGCAATGGTTCATGCGAATAACTGTACAAGTGACCTAAACGCTTGGATGAATATATTTCGTGAAGCATTTGAAGCAATGGGCCAGCCAGTGGAGTCAGAAAGGTTATACGGAGTCTTATTACAGCAAGCCTTAGAAGCAGACCGTGATGGCGGCGGACTCTTAAGCTACGGCTATTATTCTGGTGAAAATATTACAAGATTGCCAGAAGGAAGGCCTCTTTTTGTCAGGGCCGCTGAAAGCCGCTTTAACCTCGCTAATTTCATGCGTACCCACCTTTTCTCTGCATTTGGTGCAATGAAAATAGGGATGGACCGCTTAAAAGAACATGAGCATGTTGTGATTGATCGTTTACTAGGACATGGTGGTTTATTTAAAACACCGCTCGTTGGTCAAAAAATGGTTGCTGCTGCGCTTGATACACCTGTATCAGTCGTTTCAACAGCCGGAGAAGGCGGTGCGTTTGGGATGGCTGTCCTTGCTTCATATATGGTCAATCATCAGCAGCAAACGTTGGCTGATTTTCTAACACATCAAGTGTTTGCAAGCACAACAGAAGAGCTGGTCGAGCCCGATCCGCTCGATGTCAAAGGCTTTGAGGAATTTTTAAAGCGCTATCAAGGGGGACTCCCGATTGAAGAAGCCGCAGTAGCACATCTGACGCCAAAGAAAGGAGTGACAACGGTATGTTAG
- a CDS encoding GntR family transcriptional regulator has translation MKKKYQIIIDDIKSKILTGDYRIGERIPTESSLQEMYQVSRHTVRKAILELSSEGFLRSEKGSGTFVTNQYQTKPAGHAHMKTIGVITTYISDYIFPSIIRGIESRLNEENYSLLLASTNNDVEQEKKALEMMLSFGVDGLIVEPTKSNLYNPNISYYLSFKEQDVPLIMINAYYEQLEVPFLCLDDVKSSYLATKELITSGHKQIGLISKTDDLQGKYRMKGYIQALGEAKLNFLPEHVLFFDTESKQHLGDHIKTFLIAHQHELTALVCYNDEVGLEVANVCSEIGLSIPGDLSIIGQDNSYIAQKNAHVKLTTLTHPQEQMGRDAADWMIKKVQEKKNLPDQTFYEPELVPGETIKQMKARKK, from the coding sequence ATGAAAAAGAAGTACCAGATCATTATCGATGATATAAAAAGCAAAATACTTACAGGGGATTACCGGATCGGGGAACGTATTCCAACTGAATCAAGCCTGCAGGAGATGTATCAAGTGAGCAGGCATACGGTTCGAAAGGCCATCTTAGAATTGTCGAGCGAAGGATTTTTGCGAAGTGAGAAGGGTTCAGGCACATTTGTGACCAATCAATATCAAACAAAGCCTGCCGGACATGCGCATATGAAAACGATTGGGGTTATCACGACATACATATCCGATTACATTTTCCCTTCCATCATTCGAGGCATTGAAAGCCGATTAAACGAAGAGAACTATTCTTTGTTACTGGCGAGTACGAATAATGATGTAGAACAGGAGAAAAAAGCGCTAGAAATGATGCTGTCCTTTGGTGTGGACGGACTCATTGTCGAGCCGACGAAAAGTAATTTATATAATCCGAACATCTCGTACTACCTATCTTTTAAAGAACAGGATGTACCGCTCATTATGATCAATGCCTATTATGAGCAGTTAGAGGTTCCTTTTCTCTGTTTGGATGATGTCAAGTCCAGCTATCTAGCCACAAAAGAGCTGATCACGTCTGGACATAAGCAAATCGGGCTGATTTCAAAGACAGATGATTTACAGGGGAAATACCGGATGAAAGGTTATATTCAGGCACTTGGAGAAGCCAAGCTGAATTTCCTGCCTGAGCATGTGCTCTTTTTCGATACAGAATCGAAGCAGCATTTGGGGGATCATATCAAAACATTCTTAATCGCGCACCAGCATGAGCTGACCGCCCTCGTTTGCTATAACGATGAGGTTGGGTTAGAAGTGGCTAATGTATGCAGCGAAATCGGGCTATCCATTCCTGGTGATCTCTCGATTATTGGACAGGATAATTCGTACATTGCTCAAAAAAATGCCCATGTGAAGCTGACAACACTGACACATCCTCAGGAGCAAATGGGCCGAGATGCAGCAGACTGGATGATTAAAAAAGTACAAGAAAAAAAGAATCTGCCTGATCAAACCTTTTATGAGCCTGAACTCGTTCCTGGTGAAACGATCAAACAAATGAAGGCAAGAAAAAAATGA
- a CDS encoding DsbA family oxidoreductase: MKVQIWSDIACPFCYIGKKQLETALEQFPQKEQIEVEFKSFELDPHAPVEVDYDVHDMLVKKYGMSRSQAMAMNEQVKQAGKEKGIDFQFDPLVLTNTFDAHRLAQYAGQMGKGDLVMGELFQAYFTDGKHVGDRKTLLDIAEKAGLDQKEVQKVLDEQTFADDVRKDEKEARQLGISAVPFFLINDKYSVAGAQPADTFLRALETAWTEEAAQAEKADDPSFEAACADGVCAVPSLKKED, from the coding sequence ATGAAAGTACAAATATGGTCAGATATCGCCTGTCCTTTTTGTTATATAGGAAAAAAACAGCTAGAAACAGCGCTTGAGCAATTTCCGCAGAAGGAACAGATAGAAGTAGAGTTTAAAAGTTTTGAGCTCGATCCACATGCACCTGTTGAAGTCGATTATGATGTACATGATATGCTCGTCAAAAAATATGGAATGAGCCGCAGCCAGGCAATGGCGATGAATGAGCAGGTGAAGCAAGCCGGCAAGGAGAAAGGAATCGATTTTCAATTTGATCCGCTCGTTTTAACAAACACATTTGATGCCCATCGATTGGCGCAATATGCTGGTCAAATGGGAAAAGGCGATCTTGTGATGGGAGAGCTGTTTCAAGCGTATTTTACAGATGGAAAGCATGTGGGTGATCGTAAAACCCTTTTAGATATAGCAGAAAAAGCAGGTCTTGATCAAAAAGAAGTCCAGAAAGTCTTAGATGAGCAAACGTTTGCTGATGATGTACGAAAAGACGAAAAAGAAGCGAGACAGCTCGGAATTTCTGCTGTTCCTTTTTTCTTAATAAATGACAAATATTCGGTTGCAGGTGCACAGCCAGCCGATACCTTCCTTCGTGCACTTGAAACGGCTTGGACAGAAGAAGCAGCTCAAGCTGAGAAAGCTGATGACCCTTCATTTGAAGCAGCATGTGCAGATGGTGTGTGTGCCGTGCCTTCTCTAAAAAAAGAAGACTAA
- the hxlB gene encoding 6-phospho-3-hexuloisomerase produces the protein MNTSDYVKAILSELSESSSAIQDEQADRLVTSILAARKVFVAGAGRSGLMGKSFAMRLTHIGIRAYVIGETNTPSFTKEDLLIVGTGSGRTETLLVLTKKARAIGGRVASFTLSAESPMADLSDEVILLSGAPKDQHEGSHHTIQPMGSLFEQSLLLMYDAVILRLMEMKELDTHTMYGHHANLE, from the coding sequence ATGAACACAAGTGACTATGTGAAAGCCATTTTGAGTGAGCTTTCTGAGTCCTCGTCAGCCATTCAAGACGAACAAGCAGATCGGCTTGTCACAAGCATTTTAGCTGCACGAAAGGTCTTTGTGGCAGGGGCAGGCAGGTCCGGTTTGATGGGGAAATCATTTGCCATGAGACTCACTCATATTGGCATCCGTGCCTATGTCATCGGCGAAACGAATACGCCTTCCTTTACAAAAGAGGATCTCTTGATTGTCGGAACTGGCTCTGGTCGAACAGAGACATTGCTTGTGCTCACAAAAAAGGCAAGGGCGATTGGCGGAAGAGTTGCGTCTTTCACGCTTTCAGCTGAATCACCGATGGCTGATCTATCCGATGAAGTCATCTTACTCTCAGGTGCGCCGAAGGATCAACATGAAGGAAGCCATCATACCATTCAGCCGATGGGCTCGCTATTTGAGCAATCGTTGCTTCTGATGTACGATGCGGTCATTTTGCGGTTAATGGAAATGAAAGAGCTCGACACACATACAATGTACGGACACCATGCAAATTTAGAATAG
- the hxlA gene encoding 3-hexulose-6-phosphate synthase — translation MKLQLALDLVNIPEAIELIKEVEASIDVVEIGTPVVINEGLRAVKEVKQAFPNLRVLADLKIMDAAGYEVQQASEAGADIVTILAAAEDMSIQGAVKEAKARGKEILVDMIGIKDIAGRAKELDELGVDYICVHTGYDLQAVGQNSFADLMTIKQVVKQAKTAIAGGIKLDTLSEVVKLNPDLIIVGGGIASQDNKAEVAAQMKQLIWQS, via the coding sequence ATGAAATTACAATTAGCATTAGATTTAGTGAATATACCGGAAGCGATTGAGCTGATCAAAGAAGTAGAAGCATCCATTGATGTGGTCGAAATTGGGACACCTGTTGTGATCAATGAAGGCTTGCGTGCTGTAAAAGAAGTCAAACAGGCGTTTCCGAATTTACGTGTACTCGCTGACCTGAAAATCATGGATGCTGCCGGTTATGAAGTGCAGCAGGCATCCGAAGCTGGAGCGGATATCGTCACCATTCTTGCAGCGGCAGAAGATATGTCCATTCAAGGAGCGGTGAAAGAAGCGAAAGCAAGAGGCAAAGAAATTTTAGTCGATATGATTGGCATTAAAGATATCGCAGGCCGTGCAAAAGAGCTGGATGAGCTTGGAGTAGATTATATTTGTGTGCACACAGGCTATGACCTGCAAGCGGTTGGTCAAAACTCATTTGCTGACCTCATGACCATTAAACAAGTCGTCAAACAGGCGAAAACAGCGATTGCAGGCGGTATTAAGCTTGATACTTTATCTGAAGTCGTGAAATTAAACCCTGATTTGATCATTGTCGGCGGCGGTATCGCAAGCCAGGACAATAAAGCAGAAGTGGCTGCACAAATGAAGCAGTTGATCTGGCAATCATGA